One window of Brevibacillus choshinensis genomic DNA carries:
- a CDS encoding nicotinate phosphoribosyltransferase has product MQSSGVVLHTDKYQINMMYAHWINGTHNRKVVFEAYFRKLPFGNGYAVSAGLERIVDYIKNLRFEESDLVYLSEQEENYDPAFLEELRSMRFMGSLFSVKEGTLVFPNEPLIRVEGRMMEAQLVETALLNYMNYQTLIATKASRIKNVAGSDILMEFGTRRAQEADAALWGTRAAYLAGFDATSNMLAGKMFNIPTKGTHAHSWVQSFESEEEAFERFAQALPGQVTLLVDTYDTLNSGVPHAIALGKKLEAEGKQLSAVRLDSGDLAYLSIKTREMLDKAGLPYVKIVASNDLDEHTILSLKVQGARVDSWGVGTQLITAADQPTLGGVYKLVAREGADGDYLPTIKISGNPEKVTNPGIKDMYRLIDPETNKAIADYLCFPQEEQVPAGASLHLFNPSHPYLNKQLEKYRAESLLIPVFLNGKLVYDLPSLEEIRVYHREQLKLFWPEYLRMLNPEHYRLYMSDDVWETKNRLMKEHMKK; this is encoded by the coding sequence ATGCAATCATCGGGTGTGGTTTTGCACACAGATAAATATCAAATCAATATGATGTATGCCCATTGGATCAACGGGACACACAATCGCAAAGTGGTATTTGAAGCTTATTTCCGCAAGCTGCCCTTTGGCAATGGGTACGCGGTATCGGCTGGGCTGGAGAGAATCGTCGATTACATAAAAAACCTGCGCTTTGAAGAGAGCGATCTCGTCTATTTGAGTGAGCAGGAGGAGAATTACGACCCTGCTTTTCTGGAAGAACTGCGAAGCATGCGTTTTATGGGTTCGCTGTTTTCTGTAAAGGAAGGGACCCTGGTATTCCCCAATGAGCCGTTGATTCGCGTCGAAGGCCGAATGATGGAAGCACAGCTGGTAGAGACCGCGCTCTTGAACTACATGAACTACCAAACGCTGATTGCGACCAAGGCTTCTCGGATTAAAAATGTAGCAGGCTCCGATATTCTCATGGAATTTGGGACGCGACGGGCACAGGAAGCAGACGCTGCTCTGTGGGGAACGAGAGCGGCTTATTTGGCTGGCTTTGACGCTACATCCAACATGCTGGCTGGGAAAATGTTTAACATTCCGACCAAAGGAACGCACGCCCATTCCTGGGTACAGAGCTTTGAGAGCGAGGAAGAAGCGTTCGAGCGATTCGCGCAAGCACTGCCAGGCCAAGTGACCTTGCTCGTGGATACATATGATACGTTGAACAGTGGAGTTCCTCACGCGATTGCGCTGGGCAAGAAGTTAGAGGCAGAAGGAAAACAACTGTCTGCGGTGAGGCTGGATAGCGGTGACCTCGCTTACTTGTCAATCAAGACAAGGGAGATGCTGGACAAAGCGGGGCTTCCTTACGTCAAGATCGTCGCGTCCAACGATCTCGATGAGCACACCATTCTGAGCCTCAAGGTACAGGGTGCCCGAGTGGACAGCTGGGGAGTCGGTACGCAGCTGATTACGGCGGCAGACCAACCGACATTGGGTGGTGTCTACAAGCTGGTAGCGAGAGAGGGCGCGGACGGGGATTACTTGCCGACTATCAAGATCTCTGGCAATCCGGAGAAAGTGACGAATCCGGGAATCAAGGATATGTATCGCCTGATCGATCCTGAGACGAACAAGGCGATCGCCGACTACTTATGCTTCCCGCAAGAGGAGCAGGTGCCGGCGGGAGCTTCCCTGCACCTGTTCAATCCGAGCCACCCTTATTTGAATAAGCAGCTAGAGAAGTACAGAGCAGAATCGCTCCTGATTCCGGTCTTCCTGAATGGAAAGCTGGTTTACGACCTGCCATCGTTAGAAGAAATTCGTGTGTATCATCGTGAGCAGCTGAAGCTGTTCTGGCCGGAGTATTTGCGGATGCTGAATCCGGAGCACTACCGACTGTACATGAGTGATGACGTCTGGGAAACGAAAAATCGCTTGATGAAAGAACACATGAAAAAATAA
- a CDS encoding MOSC domain-containing protein: protein MSEKKIVYVSKGLPKNKLYNGQEFRSGIWKEQTDELHVHAHQIAEDDVANPAYHGGPDRVVCLYPFEHYAHWEKEFDQPLEKSAFGENVTAENMREDQVCIGDIFQFGEAILQITQGRYPCATINKRNQNNLLLKQIIATGYTGYFFRVLQEGTIKTDSPIVQLSAHPLQVSVASIHHLYFHEKTPDPKVLERMLEVEELALPWRNKLLEKQQKS, encoded by the coding sequence ATGTCAGAAAAAAAAATCGTATACGTGAGCAAAGGCTTACCGAAGAACAAGCTGTACAACGGACAAGAATTTCGCTCTGGCATATGGAAGGAACAAACGGACGAATTGCATGTCCACGCGCACCAGATCGCAGAGGACGATGTGGCAAACCCTGCGTACCATGGTGGTCCCGACCGCGTCGTCTGCCTCTATCCTTTTGAACATTATGCCCATTGGGAGAAGGAATTCGATCAACCATTAGAAAAATCGGCATTCGGTGAAAATGTGACGGCTGAAAATATGCGCGAGGACCAGGTCTGTATCGGGGATATTTTCCAGTTCGGGGAAGCGATCCTGCAAATCACGCAAGGCCGTTATCCTTGTGCTACCATTAATAAACGAAACCAGAACAACCTGCTGCTGAAACAAATTATTGCGACCGGGTATACCGGCTACTTTTTCCGTGTCCTGCAGGAAGGCACAATCAAGACAGATTCTCCTATTGTCCAATTGTCTGCTCATCCCCTACAGGTGAGCGTAGCCTCGATCCACCACCTGTACTTCCACGAGAAAACTCCAGATCCAAAGGTGTTAGAGCGCATGCTCGAAGTGGAAGAGCTCGCCTTGCCCTGGCGCAATAAACTGCTCGAAAAGCAGCAAAAGTCATGA
- the rluF gene encoding 23S rRNA pseudouridine(2604) synthase RluF — protein MRINKYISETGFCSRRESDKLIEAKRVTINGKLAELGSTVEPGDDVRIDGQPVGTKKKAVYIVLNKPVGITCTTELHVKGNIVDFVNHPERIFPIGRLDKDSQGLILLTNDGDIVNKILRAENNHEKEYIVTVDKPITPQFVQGMSSGVRILGTVTKPCKVTKISDRVFKIILTQGLNRQIRRMCQAFGYQVRQLKRVRIMNIQLDNLKVGQWRDLTHQELEELNKNL, from the coding sequence ATGCGAATCAATAAATACATAAGTGAAACCGGCTTTTGCTCGCGCAGAGAATCAGACAAGCTCATCGAAGCCAAACGGGTGACGATCAATGGCAAACTGGCTGAGCTGGGAAGTACTGTCGAACCCGGTGACGACGTACGCATCGATGGACAACCTGTTGGCACCAAGAAAAAAGCCGTCTACATCGTCCTGAACAAACCTGTCGGCATTACCTGCACGACCGAATTGCATGTAAAAGGGAATATTGTTGATTTCGTGAACCATCCAGAGCGAATTTTCCCTATCGGCCGATTGGACAAGGACTCCCAAGGTCTGATTCTGCTCACGAATGACGGAGATATCGTCAATAAAATATTGCGGGCCGAAAACAATCACGAAAAAGAATACATCGTCACCGTCGACAAGCCGATCACACCGCAATTTGTGCAAGGCATGTCCAGTGGCGTCCGAATCCTCGGGACCGTCACCAAGCCTTGCAAGGTCACCAAAATCAGCGATCGCGTCTTCAAGATCATCCTCACCCAAGGCCTCAACCGACAGATCAGACGGATGTGCCAAGCATTCGGCTATCAGGTGCGCCAGCTGAAACGAGTACGGATCATGAATATTCAACTGGACAATCTCAAGGTCGGACAATGGCGCGACCTGACCCATCAAGAGCTAGAAGAGCTAAATAAAAATTTGTAA
- the thrC gene encoding threonine synthase: MKLVCVDCNKEYPAPFFDYQCECGGLFDIIHDTKHLDAEQLKRVFHDRLSDRMTPYASGVWRYKELIFPELAEEHITTKYEGNTGLYASELLQTYTGNRKVLLKAQSENPSGSFKDNGMTVAVSHGRSLGYQRFTCTSTGNTSSSLAMYASIAQGESYVFVPNKNISLNKVLQTLAYGAKVISFDGTYDDGIRFYERHSKELGLYICNSINPFRIEGQKSIVYEIAQYLNWNLPDWVVIPGGALSNVTALGKGLQDLKTLGLIDKLPRVALVQADGASPFHQMVSEGRSELIPEPHPYTRASALNIGNPPSWKKALRTIEETRGVTCSVTDQEILDAKALVDKSGIGCEPASAATVAGLRKLVSQQIIDKDETAVCILTGNMLKDTDALHEYHLGASSKGAFCNTIQPAELSLQNIANLL, translated from the coding sequence ATGAAATTGGTTTGCGTCGATTGCAACAAGGAATATCCTGCTCCATTCTTTGACTATCAATGTGAGTGTGGTGGACTGTTTGATATCATTCACGACACCAAGCATCTGGACGCAGAACAGCTGAAACGCGTCTTTCACGACCGCTTGTCAGATCGCATGACGCCTTATGCAAGCGGGGTCTGGCGCTACAAAGAGCTCATCTTTCCTGAACTCGCGGAAGAGCATATCACCACCAAATACGAAGGAAACACTGGCTTGTACGCTTCTGAGCTGTTGCAGACCTACACTGGCAATCGCAAAGTATTGCTGAAAGCACAGAGCGAAAATCCGAGCGGTTCTTTTAAAGATAACGGCATGACAGTCGCTGTTTCTCACGGACGTTCGCTCGGCTATCAGCGCTTTACCTGCACATCTACAGGAAATACCTCCTCTTCCCTCGCTATGTACGCGAGTATCGCACAAGGCGAGTCCTATGTATTCGTCCCGAACAAAAACATTTCCCTCAATAAAGTACTGCAGACACTCGCTTACGGTGCCAAGGTCATCAGCTTTGATGGCACCTATGACGATGGCATACGGTTCTACGAGCGTCACAGCAAGGAGCTCGGACTCTATATTTGCAACTCGATCAATCCATTCCGTATCGAAGGCCAAAAGAGCATCGTGTATGAAATCGCCCAGTACCTCAACTGGAATTTGCCTGATTGGGTCGTCATTCCCGGCGGCGCATTGAGCAACGTCACTGCACTGGGAAAAGGCCTCCAGGATCTCAAGACTCTCGGGTTGATCGACAAGCTTCCCCGCGTCGCGCTCGTCCAGGCAGACGGAGCAAGTCCGTTTCATCAGATGGTGTCGGAAGGACGAAGCGAGCTGATCCCTGAACCACATCCATACACGCGTGCTTCTGCCCTCAACATCGGCAATCCTCCTAGCTGGAAAAAAGCGCTACGTACAATTGAGGAGACTCGCGGTGTGACGTGCTCGGTAACGGATCAAGAGATTTTGGATGCCAAAGCGCTGGTCGACAAAAGCGGAATTGGCTGCGAGCCTGCCTCTGCCGCGACGGTCGCTGGTCTGCGCAAGCTCGTTTCCCAGCAAATCATCGACAAGGACGAGACTGCCGTCTGCATCCTGACGGGGAACATGCTGAAAGACACCGATGCGCTGCATGAATACCACTTGGGTGCATCGTCGAAAGGTGCCTTCTGCAACACCATACAGCCTGCCGAGCTTTCTTTGCAGAACATCGCCAATCTCTTGTAG
- a CDS encoding GNAT family N-acetyltransferase — MRTTIRNHLDLMTIQAEVLFVHDRNGRLIGINEPDRQPAPRLFWGQTRTGHVLRFQRDVPDHTIAEIQAIMNRDETPEKLSHVIRTFEKEQPINRIWMGPAYACLTGVTSPTGAILVTEQNQSALEAGFSRLLSELPFRKPCYMVTENDVAVSVCFCARSTDRAAEAGVETLEDYRGRGYAALTVSSWCRAIYESQRIPLYSTSWDNYASMSVAKRLNFTLYGTDISIY, encoded by the coding sequence GTGAGAACGACTATACGAAATCATCTAGATCTCATGACCATTCAAGCCGAGGTGTTGTTCGTTCACGATCGTAACGGACGTTTGATAGGCATCAATGAACCGGATCGTCAGCCAGCCCCGCGGCTTTTTTGGGGACAGACCAGAACAGGTCACGTACTGAGATTTCAAAGGGATGTGCCGGATCATACCATTGCAGAGATTCAGGCTATCATGAACCGGGATGAGACACCTGAAAAGCTATCCCACGTGATCCGGACTTTTGAAAAAGAACAGCCTATCAACCGTATTTGGATGGGCCCCGCCTATGCTTGCCTTACTGGCGTTACATCCCCAACCGGTGCGATCTTGGTCACGGAGCAGAATCAATCTGCTTTGGAAGCAGGGTTCTCCCGTTTATTATCTGAACTTCCCTTTCGAAAGCCTTGTTATATGGTGACAGAGAACGACGTCGCTGTATCTGTATGCTTTTGTGCCAGAAGTACGGACAGAGCAGCAGAAGCGGGTGTAGAAACCTTGGAGGATTACCGCGGGAGAGGATATGCAGCCCTCACCGTATCCTCGTGGTGCAGAGCCATCTATGAATCACAGCGGATTCCTCTGTATAGCACCTCATGGGACAACTATGCTTCCATGTCCGTTGCCAAGCGCCTGAACTTCACTCTCTATGGAACAGATATTTCGATCTACTAA
- a CDS encoding DUF1904 family protein — protein MPQLIVRGIKAEQMATISEPLLEELAVLCGCGTDNFTIECLHTTGVFGGKVVESYPFVEVAWFERGQQTRDQFAEIVTRHILSLDIPEVEMAFIAYQKESYYANGKHF, from the coding sequence ATGCCACAATTAATCGTACGAGGCATCAAGGCAGAACAAATGGCAACGATCAGTGAGCCGTTACTCGAGGAACTGGCCGTTCTCTGCGGATGCGGCACGGACAATTTCACGATCGAATGTTTACATACGACAGGCGTCTTTGGCGGAAAAGTGGTGGAGTCCTATCCGTTCGTCGAGGTAGCATGGTTCGAGCGCGGGCAGCAGACGCGCGATCAGTTTGCGGAAATCGTCACACGGCACATCCTGTCACTCGACATCCCCGAGGTGGAAATGGCGTTTATCGCTTATCAAAAGGAAAGCTACTACGCGAATGGGAAACATTTTTAG
- a CDS encoding undecaprenyl-diphosphate phosphatase: protein MDLWQIFVAFVLGLVEGLTEFAPVSSTGHMIIVDDILLHSKTLFSPEVANTFKVVIQLGSILAAVIVFKDRFLSLLGLKKISPDGNGPGHKLRLSQVFVGLLPAAVLGLLFNDYIDEYLFSINTVLIGLVAGAVLMIAADWFRPGKPKAASVDQITYKQALIIGLFQCIALWPGFSRSGSTISGGVLLGLSHRAASDFTFIMAVPVMAGASFLSLLKHWQYITADTLPFFIVGFISAFLFALLAIRFFLKLINKIKLVPFALYRIVLAAVIFFLVM, encoded by the coding sequence ATGGATCTTTGGCAAATCTTCGTGGCGTTTGTGTTGGGACTCGTAGAAGGACTCACAGAATTCGCGCCCGTCTCTTCAACTGGGCACATGATTATCGTCGATGATATTCTGTTGCATTCAAAAACTCTGTTTTCGCCAGAAGTCGCGAATACCTTCAAGGTGGTCATCCAGCTCGGCTCCATTTTAGCAGCCGTCATCGTCTTTAAAGATCGTTTTCTCAGTCTGCTCGGTCTTAAAAAAATCTCCCCAGATGGCAACGGTCCTGGACACAAGCTCCGTTTGTCGCAAGTCTTTGTAGGACTTTTACCTGCCGCCGTATTGGGATTGCTGTTTAATGATTACATTGATGAGTATCTGTTCTCGATAAACACCGTATTGATCGGGCTCGTGGCAGGGGCTGTCCTGATGATCGCAGCCGACTGGTTCCGTCCAGGCAAGCCGAAAGCAGCGAGTGTGGACCAGATTACGTACAAGCAAGCTCTCATTATCGGTTTGTTCCAGTGTATTGCCCTTTGGCCTGGTTTTTCCCGCTCCGGTTCTACCATTTCTGGCGGGGTTCTATTGGGTCTGAGTCACCGTGCGGCATCCGATTTTACCTTTATCATGGCGGTTCCTGTCATGGCGGGTGCCAGCTTTCTGTCGCTCTTGAAGCATTGGCAGTACATCACCGCTGATACTCTCCCCTTCTTCATCGTCGGGTTCATCAGCGCCTTTCTATTTGCCTTGCTAGCGATTCGCTTCTTCCTGAAGCTGATCAACAAGATCAAGCTGGTACCATTCGCTCTGTATCGCATCGTGCTGGCTGCTGTTATTTTCTTCTTGGTCATGTAG